In one window of Mesorhizobium sp. B2-1-1 DNA:
- a CDS encoding GcvT family protein: MKSHAKVVVIGGGVVGCSVLFHLARHSWTDVVLLERDELTSGSTWHAAGGMHTINGDPNVAKLQKYTINLYKEIEELSGQATGVHLTGGVLLAATEARLDWLRGVVAKGRYLGIDLEEISPKEAAELMPLLDPKQFVGAVRNKEDGHLDPSGVTHAYAKAARKLGAEVERFTKVEDIVRRPDGLWRVITNKGEVVAEHVVNAGGLWAREVGRMVGLELPVLAMEHMYLITEDMPEVAAWNAKTGTEIIHAVDFDGELYLRQERGGMLMGTYEKANKAWSEHQTPWNFGHELLEPDIDRIAPSLEVGFRHFPAFQNTGIKQIINGPFTFAPDGNPLVGPVRGLPGFWVACGVMAGFSQGGGVGLALSNWMIEGDPGADIWAMDVSRYGDWATMAYTNAKVRENYSRRFSIRFPNEELPAGRPLKTTPVYDLLSAKGAQWGVSYGLEVPLWYAPEGVKDEFSWRRSSDFAHVGREVANVRGGVGLAEISNFAKYGVTGEGAAAWLDRLLACKLPRPGRMTLAPMLKEDGKLIGDFTLANLGGEEWFIAGSGIAEQYHMRWFEEHLPADGSVRIEASGAKLTGLAVAGPKARDVLAKVTRTDVSNAAFPFMAIGKMDIGMAPCLVGRVSYTGDLGYEIWVAPEYQRAAFQALMAAGEEFGIGLFGSRALNALRLEKNYGSWAREYRPIYGPLEAGLDRFVAYGKEADFIGKTGALAERRQGGKLRLRAFIVEAADADVIADEPIWFGGTVRGWVTSGGYAHHSRKSVAMGYVPKEIAEESEGFEIEILGKRHAARMQPVPLFDANLERMRA; encoded by the coding sequence ATGAAATCGCATGCAAAGGTCGTGGTCATTGGCGGCGGGGTTGTCGGGTGTTCCGTGCTGTTCCATCTCGCCCGCCATAGCTGGACCGACGTCGTGCTTCTGGAGCGAGACGAGCTGACTTCAGGCTCGACGTGGCACGCGGCCGGCGGCATGCACACGATCAATGGCGATCCCAACGTCGCCAAGCTGCAGAAATACACGATCAACCTCTACAAGGAGATCGAGGAGCTTTCCGGCCAGGCGACCGGCGTGCATCTGACCGGCGGCGTGCTGCTGGCGGCGACCGAGGCACGGCTCGACTGGCTGCGTGGCGTCGTCGCCAAGGGTCGCTATCTCGGCATCGATCTCGAAGAAATCTCGCCGAAAGAAGCGGCCGAACTGATGCCTCTGCTCGACCCCAAGCAGTTCGTCGGCGCTGTCCGCAACAAGGAGGACGGCCATCTCGATCCCTCCGGCGTCACCCATGCCTATGCCAAGGCTGCGCGTAAGCTGGGCGCCGAGGTCGAGCGCTTCACCAAGGTCGAGGACATCGTGCGGCGTCCCGACGGGCTGTGGCGCGTCATCACAAACAAGGGCGAGGTCGTGGCCGAGCATGTCGTCAACGCCGGTGGCCTTTGGGCGCGCGAGGTCGGCCGCATGGTCGGGCTCGAACTGCCGGTGCTGGCCATGGAGCACATGTACCTGATCACCGAGGACATGCCGGAGGTCGCCGCCTGGAACGCCAAGACCGGCACCGAGATCATCCACGCCGTCGATTTCGACGGCGAGCTCTATCTGCGCCAGGAGCGCGGCGGCATGCTGATGGGCACCTATGAGAAGGCCAACAAGGCATGGTCCGAGCACCAGACGCCGTGGAATTTCGGCCATGAATTGCTGGAGCCGGACATCGACCGCATCGCGCCGTCGCTGGAAGTCGGCTTCCGGCATTTCCCGGCCTTTCAGAACACCGGCATCAAGCAGATCATCAACGGACCCTTCACCTTCGCGCCTGACGGCAACCCGCTGGTCGGGCCGGTGCGCGGTTTGCCGGGCTTCTGGGTGGCCTGCGGCGTCATGGCCGGTTTCAGCCAGGGCGGCGGCGTTGGGCTCGCGCTGTCCAACTGGATGATCGAGGGCGATCCCGGCGCCGACATCTGGGCCATGGACGTGTCGCGCTATGGCGACTGGGCGACGATGGCCTACACCAACGCTAAGGTGCGCGAGAACTATTCCAGGCGCTTTTCGATACGCTTCCCCAATGAGGAATTGCCCGCCGGACGGCCGCTGAAGACCACGCCGGTCTATGACCTGCTGTCGGCCAAGGGCGCGCAATGGGGCGTGTCCTATGGGCTGGAAGTCCCGCTCTGGTACGCGCCCGAAGGCGTCAAGGACGAGTTCTCGTGGCGTCGCTCGAGCGATTTCGCGCATGTCGGCAGGGAGGTTGCAAACGTTCGCGGGGGCGTCGGCCTCGCCGAGATTTCGAATTTCGCCAAATACGGCGTGACAGGCGAGGGTGCTGCCGCATGGCTCGACCGGCTGCTCGCCTGCAAGCTGCCGAGGCCAGGCCGCATGACGCTGGCGCCTATGCTGAAGGAGGACGGCAAGCTCATCGGCGATTTCACGCTGGCCAATCTCGGCGGCGAGGAGTGGTTCATCGCCGGTTCCGGCATTGCCGAGCAGTACCATATGCGCTGGTTCGAAGAGCATCTGCCCGCTGATGGTTCTGTCCGCATCGAGGCTTCGGGCGCGAAACTCACCGGCCTTGCCGTCGCCGGGCCGAAGGCGCGGGACGTGCTGGCCAAGGTCACGCGGACGGATGTCTCGAACGCCGCCTTTCCCTTCATGGCCATCGGCAAGATGGATATCGGCATGGCGCCGTGCCTGGTAGGCCGCGTCAGCTACACCGGTGATCTCGGCTATGAAATCTGGGTGGCGCCGGAATATCAGCGCGCGGCGTTCCAGGCGCTGATGGCGGCGGGCGAGGAGTTCGGCATTGGTCTGTTCGGCTCCCGTGCGCTGAACGCACTGCGGCTGGAAAAGAACTATGGCTCGTGGGCGCGCGAATACCGGCCGATCTACGGACCGCTGGAGGCAGGGCTCGATCGCTTTGTCGCCTATGGCAAGGAAGCCGATTTCATAGGCAAGACCGGGGCGTTGGCAGAGCGCAGGCAGGGCGGCAAGCTCAGGCTGCGCGCCTTCATCGTCGAGGCTGCCGACGCCGATGTCATCGCCGACGAGCCGATCTGGTTCGGCGGCACGGTGCGTGGCTGGGTGACGTCAGGCGGCTATGCGCATCATTCAAGGAAATCGGTGGCCATGGGCTACGTGCCGAAGGAGATCGCCGAGGAGAGCGAAGGCTTCGAGATCGAAATCCTCGGCAAGCGCCACGCCGCACGCATGCAGCCGGTGCCGCTGTTCGACGCCAATTTGGAGCGGATGCGGGCGTGA
- a CDS encoding VOC family protein encodes MPKSPMPFFWYELMTSDLDAAEAFYTKVVGWTAQAFDKAPGMPRYIVMNVGERGVGGLMTMPEDAAKMGMPPAWLGYIHTRDVDAAAASLQKAGGAVHRQPDDIPGVGRFAVVADPQGATFMFLQPNGPDQPVVPASTPGHIGWHELYTTDWKAAFDFYSSQFGWTNAGDFDMGPMGTYQTFAAGPESGGGIMNKPEQIPVPVWQFYFNVTAIDAAAKQVTDNGGKILMGPMEVPGGSWIVQCQDPQGAHFALMAPGR; translated from the coding sequence ATGCCGAAATCCCCAATGCCCTTCTTCTGGTACGAATTGATGACATCAGACCTCGACGCCGCCGAGGCGTTCTATACCAAGGTGGTCGGCTGGACCGCGCAAGCCTTCGACAAGGCTCCCGGCATGCCGCGCTACATCGTCATGAATGTCGGCGAGCGTGGCGTCGGCGGGCTGATGACGATGCCTGAGGATGCCGCCAAGATGGGCATGCCTCCCGCCTGGCTTGGCTACATCCACACCAGGGATGTCGATGCTGCCGCGGCGTCGCTGCAGAAGGCCGGCGGCGCCGTTCATCGCCAGCCCGACGACATTCCGGGCGTCGGCCGCTTCGCCGTCGTCGCCGATCCGCAAGGCGCGACCTTCATGTTCCTGCAGCCGAACGGGCCCGACCAGCCGGTCGTGCCGGCCAGCACGCCGGGCCATATCGGCTGGCACGAGCTTTACACAACCGACTGGAAGGCCGCGTTCGACTTCTATTCCAGCCAGTTCGGATGGACCAATGCCGGCGATTTCGACATGGGGCCGATGGGAACCTATCAAACCTTCGCGGCCGGCCCCGAATCCGGTGGCGGCATCATGAACAAACCCGAACAGATCCCGGTGCCGGTCTGGCAGTTCTATTTCAACGTAACCGCCATCGACGCGGCGGCAAAACAGGTGACCGACAATGGCGGCAAGATCCTAATGGGCCCGATGGAGGTCCCCGGCGGCAGCTGGATCGTGCAGTGCCAGGATCCGCAAGGCGCCCATTTCGCCTTGATGGCGCCCGGACGGTAA
- a CDS encoding DoxX family protein: MALFEGLARYQPQALGVLRIITALQFIEHGSQKLFNFPASAEPHALSGLTLTAGILEFAGGILLALGLFTRPVAFLLAGEMAIAYFMAHMPRGFFPVNNGGDLAISFCFIFLYLFFAGPGAFALDNRRAA, from the coding sequence ATGGCGCTTTTTGAAGGCTTGGCCCGATACCAGCCACAGGCGCTCGGCGTTCTGCGCATCATAACCGCGCTGCAATTCATCGAGCATGGCAGCCAGAAGCTGTTCAATTTCCCGGCAAGCGCCGAACCCCACGCCCTCAGCGGGTTGACGCTGACAGCCGGCATTCTCGAGTTCGCCGGCGGCATCCTGCTCGCGCTGGGGCTGTTTACCCGCCCAGTCGCCTTCCTTCTGGCGGGCGAGATGGCGATCGCCTATTTCATGGCGCACATGCCGCGCGGCTTCTTCCCGGTCAACAATGGCGGCGATTTGGCGATCTCGTTCTGCTTCATCTTCCTCTATCTGTTCTTCGCCGGTCCTGGCGCCTTTGCGCTCGACAATCGCCGCGCTGCCTGA